GGGTCTTCGATAGCAAAGAGATCCAAGGACGAGGCGAACGCGGAGCAGCCGCAGGCACCAATGGCCGGATCCACCCGTGAGGTCTTCACCGCTTTCCTGCGGCTCGGCGTAACAGCGTTCGGCGGGCCCATCGCCCATCTCGGCTACTTCCGCACGGAGTTCGTTGAGCGGCGACGCTGGCTCACCGACGAGCAGTACGCCCAGCTCATGGCGCTGTGCCAATTCCTGCCCGGGCCGGCGAGCAGCCAGCTTGGCTTCGCCCTGGGCATCCTGCGTGCCGGCTGGCCGGGCGGCATCGCCGCTTTCATCGCATTCACCCTGCCCTCTGCGCTGCTCCTGCTCGCCCTGGCCGGTGTGTACCCGTACCTCGAGGGGCCGTGGGCAGAGGGCGCCCTGAGTGGGCTCAAGCTCGTCGCCGTGGCCATCGTCGCCCATGCCGTGCTGGGCATGGGCCGGCAGCTCTGCCCGGACGCACCGCGCATCCTGATCGCCGGGGTCTCCGGCGCCATCCTCCTGCTTGCCGGAAGCGCCTGGATGCAACTCCTGGTGGTCGCTGCCGGCGGGCTCGCGGGGTTGTGGCTGTGCCGGCAGGTCGCCTCCCCTGATCCGGGGAGGTGGTCGCTGCGCTACGGACCTCGGACTGGACTGATGCTGGTCGGCGCCTTCGCTGCCCTGCTAATCGGACTGCCGCTCCTGGCCCTGGCGGGCGGCCTGTGGCCGCTCGTCGAGGCGTTCTACCGGGCTGGCGCCCTCGTCTTCGGTGGTGGCCACGTCGTACTGCCCCTCCTCCAGGAGAGCGTGGTGGCAACGGGCTGGGTCGAGAGCGAAGACTTCCTCGCCGGCTACGGGGCGGCGCAGGCGATCCCCGGACCGATGTTCACCTTCGCCGCCTACCTCGGCGCCCTGGCCGCCGAGAACGCCCTCCTCGGCAGCACCCTGGCGCTGCTCGCCATCTTCCTACCCGGACTCCTCCTGGTCGCCGGCCTGCTGCCGCTCTGGGAGCGCCTTGCGGGGATCCACGGCGCAGGTGCAGTCATCGCGGGGGTGAACGCCGCCGTCGTCGGGCTCCTAGCTGCAGCCCTCTACGACCCGATCGGGCTGCAGGGGATCGAGACCCACCTCGATGCCGCCATCGCGTTGATAGGCTTCAGCCTCCTGGCGACCGACCGCGTCTCCGTTATCTGGGTCGTGCTCTGGTGCGTGACGGCAAGCATTGCGACCAAACTAGTACTCCCCGCCTGAATCCACCGAGCGGTCGGCAACGTCCTCTAAAGCCGCAGGCCAACCCATCATGAGCTACCTCAAGCTTGTTCTCGTCGCTGCCATCGCTGCCATCGTGGCGCTGTTCTTTGCCTTCGATGCGCAGCACTACCTCACCCTCGACTACCTCCAAGCCCAGCGGGCGGCCTTCCAGGCCCTGTCCGCCGAGTAGCAGGCACTCACCTCAGGCGCGCTCTTCCTGCTTTATGTGGCGGTGATCGGCAGCACCGTGAGGGCGAATGGTGACCCTGGCGGAAGAAGGCCCACGCATCGGAGACGGTACTGCGGTGGCTGGGGCGCTATCACGCCTGGCGTCGGGGTGACCGCGGCGACGTTTGACACGCCCGACAGGCATACCTATTCTCAACACTACAATAGATTAGTTTACGCGAATCCTCGGCACTGGAGACACCTGCAATGACCGATCTCGAGACCGACGTCGCCATCATCGGGGCGGGTAGCGCCGGACTGCGCGCCTACCGGGCCGCCGCCGCCCATACCGATCGTGTGCTCCTGATCGAGGGCGGAGCGTACGGGA
Above is a window of Halorhodospira halophila DNA encoding:
- the chrA gene encoding chromate efflux transporter — translated: MAGSTREVFTAFLRLGVTAFGGPIAHLGYFRTEFVERRRWLTDEQYAQLMALCQFLPGPASSQLGFALGILRAGWPGGIAAFIAFTLPSALLLLALAGVYPYLEGPWAEGALSGLKLVAVAIVAHAVLGMGRQLCPDAPRILIAGVSGAILLLAGSAWMQLLVVAAGGLAGLWLCRQVASPDPGRWSLRYGPRTGLMLVGAFAALLIGLPLLALAGGLWPLVEAFYRAGALVFGGGHVVLPLLQESVVATGWVESEDFLAGYGAAQAIPGPMFTFAAYLGALAAENALLGSTLALLAIFLPGLLLVAGLLPLWERLAGIHGAGAVIAGVNAAVVGLLAAALYDPIGLQGIETHLDAAIALIGFSLLATDRVSVIWVVLWCVTASIATKLVLPA